The genomic stretch GGCTGGTGTCGCGTTCGTTCGCGAGCCTGAAGGGGGCGAACAGGGTCGCGATCTCGTAGGCCGGCGTGGCCGTTTCCGGCGTGATTTCGGCATTCAGTTCGCTCCGGCATCTGTTTTTAGGTTTTTTCACGCTTAATTCCGCCGCGCTGTTTTTGGAGGCCAGCCGCAGAGCCGCTGCGGCCATTTCATAAATCATGCTCTGGAGCCAGTGGCCTTCCATCCGGCAGACAAGCGGGGCTTTGGGCATGTTTATTTCCAGCCGCACCTTTTTCTGCCGGAAAACGTCGCGCAGTTCCTTGCCTATCAGCCCTATCTGTTCCTGAGCGACGCATTTTCCGGCGCCCGGTTTCACAATCCGCAGATCAAAGGCGATCGCGTCCAGAATGGCGTCAATCGTGCCGGTGAGCCGCATGATTGACTCCCGCGCGAGCGCGAGCTGGCTCATCTGCTCCGGTTCCAGCTCGCCGGCGTAGCCTTTGAACAGGTATTCGACATAACCCATCGCTCCGACCAGCGGGCTCCGCAGCGCATGCGATATGCCGTTATGGAATTCCTTCCGGTAGCGCAAGGACTGGTTGGGAACCGTGAACATCGTGAAATTGGGTATTTTTTTCCGGGTTATCATTTGTCCGCCAGCTTGAAGCCGTACCCTTTTATTGTCAGAAGCAGGCCGCCTTTCGCGCCGAGCTTGTTTTTCAGGCGGTGCACTGACATCTCCACCGCCCGCGAGGTGGAAATGAAATCGTGCCCCCAGATCTGCTGCGACAGGAACTCCTTGCTGATCACCTTGCCCGGCCGCGACAAGAAAATCCGCAGCAGTTCAAATTCTTTCGGCCACAGTTTGACTTCTGCGCCTGCGGCGGTGCAGGTGTGGTTTTCCACATCCATTTCGATGTCTGCGAAAGCCAGCGCGGCGCTCTGCTGGGCCGGCACGGCCGTGCGGCGCAGCAATACTTCCACCCGCGCCAGCAGCTCGTCCACCTGGAACGGTTTTGTGAGATAATCGTCGCCGCCCATTTTCAGGCCGGTCACCTTGTCGGCCGTGCTGCCTTTGGAAGTCAGGAACATAACCGGAATGCGGGCCAGCCTGGGATTGTTCTTTATCTGGCGGCATAACTCCAGCCCGTCGCCGTCGGGCAGGCGGCGGTCCATTATTATGAGGTCCGGCACGGGTTTGGCCAGCCCCGGCTGAGCCATTTTGAGCGAACTGGCTTTTTTTACGTTATAGCCTTCTTTTGTCAGGATCTGGTCTATCAGGCGCGAAATGGTGGCTTCGTCCTCCACCACCAGAACGGTGTGTTTCTTCATTAAGCTATATCCTCCTGTTCCGGCCCGCATGGCAGCGTGAAAACGAAGGCGGTTCCGGAGTCCGGCCGGCTTTCCACGGCAATCGCGCCGCCCTGAATTTCGGTCAGTTTTTTGCACAGAGCCAGCCCTATCCCCAGCCCTTTATAGCCGCGCTGCGGCGTAATGCCCGGCACCTGATAAAATTCCGTAAATAACCGTTCCTGTTTGCTTGCCGGAATGCCG from Elusimicrobiaceae bacterium encodes the following:
- a CDS encoding histidine kinase dimerization/phospho-acceptor domain-containing protein, with product MITRKKIPNFTMFTVPNQSLRYRKEFHNGISHALRSPLVGAMGYVEYLFKGYAGELEPEQMSQLALARESIMRLTGTIDAILDAIAFDLRIVKPGAGKCVAQEQIGLIGKELRDVFRQKKVRLEINMPKAPLVCRMEGHWLQSMIYEMAAAALRLASKNSAAELSVKKPKNRCRSELNAEITPETATPAYEIATLFAPFRLANERDTS
- a CDS encoding response regulator transcription factor yields the protein MKKHTVLVVEDEATISRLIDQILTKEGYNVKKASSLKMAQPGLAKPVPDLIIMDRRLPDGDGLELCRQIKNNPRLARIPVMFLTSKGSTADKVTGLKMGGDDYLTKPFQVDELLARVEVLLRRTAVPAQQSAALAFADIEMDVENHTCTAAGAEVKLWPKEFELLRIFLSRPGKVISKEFLSQQIWGHDFISTSRAVEMSVHRLKNKLGAKGGLLLTIKGYGFKLADK